From the Fusobacterium ulcerans ATCC 49185 genome, the window TCCCTGAGCTTTTAACAAATATTCACCAAATACTTCTTTGTCACCATTAGAAGGGTTTCTAGAGAAAGCAACACCTGTACCAGATATTTCATTAAGATTACCAAACACCATCTCTTGAATTACAACAGCAGTACCCATAGCATCATCTATTCCATTTATTTTTCTATAAAGGATAGCTCTGTCATTTTCCCAAGAATTAAATATAGCATTTACTGCCATAAATAATTGTTCTTTTGGTGATTCAGGAAAATCTTTTCCAGTTTCTTTTTTGTATAACTCTTTAGATGCTTTAATTATCATTTTATATGTTTCTATTTTATCTTCGTCTTTTCTTTCAGCAAAAAACTCTTCTTTTAATTTAAAGAAATGTTCTTTTTCGATTCCCATTACTATGTCAGAGAACATTTGAATAAATCTACTATATAATTCATAAACAAAAACTTTATCTTTGAATATAGCTATCATTTTTTCTGCTGTATTATCATTCATTCCAAGATTTAATATAGTGTCCATCATACCTGGCATAGAAACAGGAGCACCTGATCTAACAGATACTAATAGAGGATTTTCACCTTCAAATCTTTTTCCAGTTACTTCTTGTAAATATTCTAATTTTTCTAGAATTTCACTCTCCAGCTCTTTTGTAATTTTCTTTCCATCTTTAAAAAATTCTTTACATGCAGTAGTAGAAACAATAATACCTTCTGGTATAGGAAGGCCTATTTTTTTCATTTCAGAAAGGTTACCACCTTTTCCACCTAATATGTTTATTAAATCCTTACCACCTTCATTAAATGCATAAACTTTTTTCATTTTTCCTCCTTAATTCTTAGATAAAGTTTCCATGAATAATTTTGCTATATTAGTTTTAGTCAAACGTCCTACAGTATGATAGATTTTTTTTCCACCTTTTTCTTCGATTCTTACTACAGGGAGAGAATCTATCTGATGCTTAATAAGTTTTTTTACACTTTCAAGAATTGATTCATTTTCTTCTGCATAAATTATATTCGGCATTCGGGTCATTATGATATTTATTGGAATTTTCTCTATATCAGTTCTTCCAATAGCAATCTTTAAAAGATCCTTTCTTGAAACAACTCCTACCAGTGAACCTTGATCAGTTATGAAAATAGTTCCCACATCTTTGGAAAATATATTAAGTATAGTTTCATAAACTGAAAGATTAGTGTCTACAGTAATAGAAGGGCCCATGATGTCTTTTACTTTTTCAGAATCTTTTTTTTCAATGTAACTGTATCCAATTTTAGGTTTAGATTCCAATATTTTCATTCCAGTAAGTATTGAAAAGTCGGTTCTTAAAGCTGATCTTGTCAAATATAGCCTTTCCCCAATTTCTTTTCCAGTAATTGGTTGATATTTTTTTACAATATCTATAATCTCTTTTTGTCTTTCGGTTAGTATCAAAGTTTTTCCTCCTTTTATATAGTGTTCACTATTTAAAAGTGTAGTTAATAATATTTGTTGTTAATATTATATTTACCACAGTTTTTAAAATATTTCAACCCTTTTTTATTGTGCACACTATAAAAAATACAAAAAATAAAAAAACAGAAAGGGATGTGACAGTGTCAAAACCTCTCTGTTGTTAACTCTGTTAAGTCTTATTTAACAAAAATCAAATTTCAAATTTTTTTATAATTTTTTCTTCAAGATTTTTTATAATGAAATAATCATCTTGAAAAATTCCATAACTATTTTCAAAATTTTCTTTAGGTAGAGATATAGAGCCAGGGTTTAAAAATATTTTTTCATTTATTTCTTCTGCCATAGGAATATGAAAATGACCATATAAAAGGATATCACCATTCTCCATAGGAGGAGTGTTGTCCTTATTGAATATATGTCCATGAGTCATTATTATCTTTCTATTATTCCAAAATAAAATATTATAATCACTCATGATAGGATAGTTAAGTACCATTTGATCTACTTCACTGTCACAGTTTCCTCTTACAGCAATTATTTTATCTTTATATTTATTTAATATTTCTATTACTTCCTTAGGGGAATAACCTTGAGGAAGAGGATTTCTAGGACCATGATAAAGCTCATCCCCAAGGATAAGTATTTTATCATATTTCTCTTTTTCAAATATTTTCATAACTTTTTTTAAATAATATAATGATCCATGAATATCTGATATAACAAATAGTTTCATTATTCTCCTTTCAAGATAAAAATTACTTATATAAATTATTTTCTTCTATAATTTTTTTTACTTTTTCAGGAACAAGATTAGTAATATCTATTTTATTTTTAATTTTTTCTCTTATTTCAGTAGAAGAAACGTTGAAAAAAGGACTTTCAAGATAAAGCATATTTTCATGCTGAATTTCTCCAATATATCCTTTTCTTCTAAGAACAACAACTTTGCTTAATTGAAGTATTTCCTCATAATTTTTCCATTCCTTAAAATGAAAAGCAGAATCTTCACCTATTATTTCATAAAATTCATTTTTATTACCATAAATTTGTATAATTTTTTTTAATGTATTTATTGTATATGATGTTTTATCTTTAGCAATTTCTATTTCTGAAACTTCTACATTATGAATATTTTCAAAAGCTGCTCTGCACATCTCAATTCTTGATGCAGCAGATTCCAGATTATCTGCTCTGTGAGATGGTTTTCCTACAGGAATAACAATAATTTTATCGAGTTTTAATTGGTTAAGAATATATTTCACTATATTTAAATGTCCATTATGAACAGGATTAAAACTTCCTCCATATATACCTATTTTCACTTTTTCAGCTCCGCAAGTATACCAATAAGTTCTTGTTTATCAGCAGCTTCAAAAATAGATGTTCTTGTTTTAGGGTTTCTAAAAGCTCTTACTAAATTAGAAACAAGAGTTAAGTATTCTTTAGCAGATTTTTTAGGAGCTCCTACTAAAACTACAAGTTTTACATTTTCTCCATCAAGAGAATTAAAATTCACACTTTCTTTTAAAAGTCCCACAGCAACAACAATTTTTTTTATATTTTCACATCTAGCATGAGGCAGAGCGATTCCCATACCTATTCCAGTACTTCCGATTTCTTCTCTGGCCAGAATATTATCATAAAAATCAGTTTCATTATTTAAGGCATCAGTATTTTCCCTGATAAGATCTACTAATATTTTTAATACTTCCTCTTTAGAATGCTTTCCTTCTATTGTAGTTATGAGTTTATTATTGAAGTACTCTAACATCGTTTCCCCCTTTATAAAAAAGCTGCTGATAATTTTTTTGCGGTTTCATCTAAGACAGTCAGACTTTTTAACATTCTGATTTCATCATTTATTTTTGATAAAAATTTATCAAAATTTTTAAAATCATACATTTCCAATGCTTTTAACGTAGAAAGAACTTCAAGTCCTTCCATACTTTCTAAAAGATTTTTATTAAGAATTATACTTTCTTTTAAGTTTTTAACTTCAACAAAGTTGTCATCTTTTTCACAATTTTCATAGAAATAAAAATTATCTCTATATTTAGTGAGATAAGAAATTAAAAGAAAAAATACATTTTCCTCATACTCTGCATTTTCAAAAAGCTTTTTGAAAGAAAGAATTAAAAGAGGTTTTAAACTTTTCATATCTCCTAAAAGGCTAAATTCTAAAACAATTTTATAAAATTCTTCTCTATCTCTTAAAAAAAGTTCTTTTCCATATTTTTTTGAAAAATCTAAATTTCCATTAACTAAAGTTTTCATTAATTTTTCTTTAAGTTTAGAAACTTCTATATTTGAAAGTCTGTTTATATCACTTATTTTTTCTCTTTCTTTTAAATCAGAAAAATTAATTATAGAATCAGCTAAATAATTGAAATCATCAGAAAAAGCAAATATTGGAATAATGTAATTTAATTTTTTTCTTTTAATTGTCCCTTCACTATCTAATGTAAAATAAGCTCTTTTATCTAATACTTCAGCAAAAAATGAAAGTGTTTTTATTTTTCCATCTGTTTTAAGCATATTAATTATTTCATTCTTATTCTTTTCCTTTATTATTGTAAGTATCTTATCATTACTCATTATCTGTTTTTCCTCCAATATCTTTGAGACTGTTGTCTTCCAAAACTGTAAATTCTATTTTCAATACAAAAAGATTTTCTATATTTAAATCTCTAGGTAATTTTACAAGATCTTTTTCAGTAGTTATAATAAAAGAAGCTTGCATACTATCTGCTCTTTTTTGTATAAGTTCAAGATCTCTTTTTTTAAAATTATGGTGATCCATAAAATCGACTCTTTCTATATAAGAAGGTTCTAAGGATATAACTGTTTTTTCAAAATTTAATGGATTAGCTAAACCAGAAAATAATAGAACTCTTTTTCCTTTTATCCAAAAGAGTGGCTTAGGATTTCCTTTTAAATCACAAAGTGAGGTTACTCCATGCTTAGCTGTCGAAACCTCTTTTTCTAATTTTTTTCTTAAATATTTTTTTATTCTTTCTACTTCTCT encodes:
- a CDS encoding CBS domain-containing protein, whose protein sequence is MILTERQKEIIDIVKKYQPITGKEIGERLYLTRSALRTDFSILTGMKILESKPKIGYSYIEKKDSEKVKDIMGPSITVDTNLSVYETILNIFSKDVGTIFITDQGSLVGVVSRKDLLKIAIGRTDIEKIPINIIMTRMPNIIYAEENESILESVKKLIKHQIDSLPVVRIEEKGGKKIYHTVGRLTKTNIAKLFMETLSKN
- the yfcE gene encoding phosphodiesterase, which gives rise to MKLFVISDIHGSLYYLKKVMKIFEKEKYDKILILGDELYHGPRNPLPQGYSPKEVIEILNKYKDKIIAVRGNCDSEVDQMVLNYPIMSDYNILFWNNRKIIMTHGHIFNKDNTPPMENGDILLYGHFHIPMAEEINEKIFLNPGSISLPKENFENSYGIFQDDYFIIKNLEEKIIKKFEI
- the nadD gene encoding nicotinate-nucleotide adenylyltransferase; translated protein: MKIGIYGGSFNPVHNGHLNIVKYILNQLKLDKIIVIPVGKPSHRADNLESAASRIEMCRAAFENIHNVEVSEIEIAKDKTSYTINTLKKIIQIYGNKNEFYEIIGEDSAFHFKEWKNYEEILQLSKVVVLRRKGYIGEIQHENMLYLESPFFNVSSTEIREKIKNKIDITNLVPEKVKKIIEENNLYK
- a CDS encoding PTS sugar transporter subunit IIA, encoding MLEYFNNKLITTIEGKHSKEEVLKILVDLIRENTDALNNETDFYDNILAREEIGSTGIGMGIALPHARCENIKKIVVAVGLLKESVNFNSLDGENVKLVVLVGAPKKSAKEYLTLVSNLVRAFRNPKTRTSIFEAADKQELIGILAELKK